Proteins from a genomic interval of Choristoneura fumiferana chromosome 12, NRCan_CFum_1, whole genome shotgun sequence:
- the LOC141433218 gene encoding proton-coupled folate transporter-like isoform X3: MDPKLKIIEENNKESELSPLKPSSDTSAANVKIKAKLTLRQRIKLIKENTTVEPIMACYVMPSVLASLATQNLNLEKACRVNLNYSNEVCDALYLRETENYTYYEEEVQKLTASIQAWKNVIQTALPVLLILFVGAWSDKTGKRKICILLPIVGEFLTCIGFIINTYFFYELPVEVAALTESIFPAITGGWFTNFVGVFSYIGDITNTENRTYRVGMVNLCMSLGYPIGSALSGVLLTWVGYYGVFSISASLYLFSLIYGYYAIEDPKRETVDKKRTKGCMGHVSEFFDVKLVKETFRVVFKKGAGNRRLRVSLLLIVVCVIFGPLHGEFTVMYLFVRYRFNWNEVQYSIWSTYSVVTNLIGTLFSISLFTNYMKLDDTMLGIISCTSKIVASFAYAFARNDLEIYLGTLLYLLLRPNISSPTWRQIKVYESHATVIIYK, translated from the exons ATggatcctaaacttaaaataatagaagaaaataataaagaaagcgAGCTTTCGCCCCTTAAGCCTAGTTCAGACACTTCAGCAGCAAATGTAAAAATTAAAGCTAAACTTACTTTAAGACAAAGGATAAAACTAATAAAGGAAAATACGACAGTAGAACCAATAATGGCTTGTTATGTAATGCCAAGTGTATTAGCATCATTAGccacacaaaatttaaatcttgaAAAAGCATGTCGAGTTAATCTAAACTACAGCAATGAAGTCTGTGACGCTTTATACTTGCGAGAAACAGAAAACTACACGTATTATGAAGAAGAAGTGCAAAAACTGACAGCAAGTATACAGGCGTGGAAGAACGTAATACAGACGGCTTTACCagtattactaattttattcgTTGGTGCTTGGAGCGACAAGACcggaaaaagaaaaatatgcaTACTTTTGCCTATAGTAGGAGAATTTTTAACTTGCATTGGATTCATAATTAACACTTACTTCTTTTATGAGTTACCAGTTGAAGTAGCAGCTCTAACTGAATCAATATTTCCAGCAATCACGGGAGGATGGTTTACCAATTTCGTAGGCGTTTTTAGCTACATTGGTGACATAACAAATACAGAAAATAGAACATACAGAGTCGGAATGGTGAATCTCTGCATGTCGCTAGGATATCCTATAGGCAGTGCATTAAGTGGGGTATTGCTGACATGGGTTGGCTACTACGGAGTTTTTTCGATATCAGCCTCACTATATTTGTTTAGTTTGATTTACGGATACTACGCTATAGAAGATCCAAAAAGAGAGACAGTGGATAAAAAG CGAACAAAAGGTTGCATGGGGCACGTATCTGAGTTCTTTGATGTCAAGCTGGTAAAAGAGACATTCAGGGTGGTCTTTAAAAAAGGAGCCGGCAACAGAAGACTGCGGGTCAGCCTCTTGCTTATCGTGGTCTGCGTCATATTCGGACCATTGCACG ggGAATTTACCGTAATGTACTTATTTGTAAGGTACAGATTCAACTGGAATGAAGTTCAGTACAGTATTTGGTCGACTTACAGTGTCGTGACAAATTTAATTG GTACTCTGTTCTCCATAAGCCTGTTCACTAACTACATGAAGCTAGACGACACTATGCTGGGCATTATATCCTGCACGAGTAAAATTGTAGCCTCCTTTGCGTACGCCTTCGCAAGAAACGACTTAGAAATTTATCTAG GTACACTGCTGTATTTGCTGCTTCGGCCCAATATTTCTTCTCCAACTTGGCGTCAAATA AAAGTATATGAAAGTCATGCGACTGTAATCATCTACAAATAA
- the LOC141433218 gene encoding proton-coupled folate transporter-like isoform X4 — MDPKLKIIEENNKESELSPLKPSSDTSAANVKIKAKLTLRQRIKLIKENTTVEPIMACYVMPSVLASLATQNLNLEKACRVNLNYSNEVCDALYLRETENYTYYEEEVQKLTASIQAWKNVIQTALPVLLILFVGAWSDKTGKRKICILLPIVGEFLTCIGFIINTYFFYELPVEVAALTESIFPAITGGWFTNFVGVFSYIGDITNTENRTYRVGMVNLCMSLGYPIGSALSGVLLTWVGYYGVFSISASLYLFSLIYGYYAIEDPKRETVDKKRTKGCMGHVSEFFDVKLVKETFRVVFKKGAGNRRLRVSLLLIVVCVIFGPLHGEFTVMYLFVRYRFNWNEVQYSIWSTYSVVTNLIGTLFSISLFTNYMKLDDTMLGIISCTSKIVASFAYAFARNDLEIYLESI, encoded by the exons ATggatcctaaacttaaaataatagaagaaaataataaagaaagcgAGCTTTCGCCCCTTAAGCCTAGTTCAGACACTTCAGCAGCAAATGTAAAAATTAAAGCTAAACTTACTTTAAGACAAAGGATAAAACTAATAAAGGAAAATACGACAGTAGAACCAATAATGGCTTGTTATGTAATGCCAAGTGTATTAGCATCATTAGccacacaaaatttaaatcttgaAAAAGCATGTCGAGTTAATCTAAACTACAGCAATGAAGTCTGTGACGCTTTATACTTGCGAGAAACAGAAAACTACACGTATTATGAAGAAGAAGTGCAAAAACTGACAGCAAGTATACAGGCGTGGAAGAACGTAATACAGACGGCTTTACCagtattactaattttattcgTTGGTGCTTGGAGCGACAAGACcggaaaaagaaaaatatgcaTACTTTTGCCTATAGTAGGAGAATTTTTAACTTGCATTGGATTCATAATTAACACTTACTTCTTTTATGAGTTACCAGTTGAAGTAGCAGCTCTAACTGAATCAATATTTCCAGCAATCACGGGAGGATGGTTTACCAATTTCGTAGGCGTTTTTAGCTACATTGGTGACATAACAAATACAGAAAATAGAACATACAGAGTCGGAATGGTGAATCTCTGCATGTCGCTAGGATATCCTATAGGCAGTGCATTAAGTGGGGTATTGCTGACATGGGTTGGCTACTACGGAGTTTTTTCGATATCAGCCTCACTATATTTGTTTAGTTTGATTTACGGATACTACGCTATAGAAGATCCAAAAAGAGAGACAGTGGATAAAAAG CGAACAAAAGGTTGCATGGGGCACGTATCTGAGTTCTTTGATGTCAAGCTGGTAAAAGAGACATTCAGGGTGGTCTTTAAAAAAGGAGCCGGCAACAGAAGACTGCGGGTCAGCCTCTTGCTTATCGTGGTCTGCGTCATATTCGGACCATTGCACG ggGAATTTACCGTAATGTACTTATTTGTAAGGTACAGATTCAACTGGAATGAAGTTCAGTACAGTATTTGGTCGACTTACAGTGTCGTGACAAATTTAATTG GTACTCTGTTCTCCATAAGCCTGTTCACTAACTACATGAAGCTAGACGACACTATGCTGGGCATTATATCCTGCACGAGTAAAATTGTAGCCTCCTTTGCGTACGCCTTCGCAAGAAACGACTTAGAAATTTATCTAG AAAGTATATGA
- the LOC141433218 gene encoding proton-coupled folate transporter-like isoform X2, with translation MDPKLKIIEENNKESELSPLKPSSDTSAANVKIKAKLTLRQRIKLIKENTTVEPIMACYVMPSVLASLATQNLNLEKACRVNLNYSNEVCDALYLRETENYTYYEEEVQKLTASIQAWKNVIQTALPVLLILFVGAWSDKTGKRKICILLPIVGEFLTCIGFIINTYFFYELPVEVAALTESIFPAITGGWFTNFVGVFSYIGDITNTENRTYRVGMVNLCMSLGYPIGSALSGVLLTWVGYYGVFSISASLYLFSLIYGYYAIEDPKRETVDKKRTKGCMGHVSEFFDVKLVKETFRVVFKKGAGNRRLRVSLLLIVVCVIFGPLHGEFTVMYLFVRYRFNWNEVQYSIWSTYSVVTNLIGTLFSISLFTNYMKLDDTMLGIISCTSKIVASFAYAFARNDLEIYLGTLLYLLLRPNISSPTWRQIVSISPFLPPFYLPFRRHHFARACMRLFSGG, from the exons ATggatcctaaacttaaaataatagaagaaaataataaagaaagcgAGCTTTCGCCCCTTAAGCCTAGTTCAGACACTTCAGCAGCAAATGTAAAAATTAAAGCTAAACTTACTTTAAGACAAAGGATAAAACTAATAAAGGAAAATACGACAGTAGAACCAATAATGGCTTGTTATGTAATGCCAAGTGTATTAGCATCATTAGccacacaaaatttaaatcttgaAAAAGCATGTCGAGTTAATCTAAACTACAGCAATGAAGTCTGTGACGCTTTATACTTGCGAGAAACAGAAAACTACACGTATTATGAAGAAGAAGTGCAAAAACTGACAGCAAGTATACAGGCGTGGAAGAACGTAATACAGACGGCTTTACCagtattactaattttattcgTTGGTGCTTGGAGCGACAAGACcggaaaaagaaaaatatgcaTACTTTTGCCTATAGTAGGAGAATTTTTAACTTGCATTGGATTCATAATTAACACTTACTTCTTTTATGAGTTACCAGTTGAAGTAGCAGCTCTAACTGAATCAATATTTCCAGCAATCACGGGAGGATGGTTTACCAATTTCGTAGGCGTTTTTAGCTACATTGGTGACATAACAAATACAGAAAATAGAACATACAGAGTCGGAATGGTGAATCTCTGCATGTCGCTAGGATATCCTATAGGCAGTGCATTAAGTGGGGTATTGCTGACATGGGTTGGCTACTACGGAGTTTTTTCGATATCAGCCTCACTATATTTGTTTAGTTTGATTTACGGATACTACGCTATAGAAGATCCAAAAAGAGAGACAGTGGATAAAAAG CGAACAAAAGGTTGCATGGGGCACGTATCTGAGTTCTTTGATGTCAAGCTGGTAAAAGAGACATTCAGGGTGGTCTTTAAAAAAGGAGCCGGCAACAGAAGACTGCGGGTCAGCCTCTTGCTTATCGTGGTCTGCGTCATATTCGGACCATTGCACG ggGAATTTACCGTAATGTACTTATTTGTAAGGTACAGATTCAACTGGAATGAAGTTCAGTACAGTATTTGGTCGACTTACAGTGTCGTGACAAATTTAATTG GTACTCTGTTCTCCATAAGCCTGTTCACTAACTACATGAAGCTAGACGACACTATGCTGGGCATTATATCCTGCACGAGTAAAATTGTAGCCTCCTTTGCGTACGCCTTCGCAAGAAACGACTTAGAAATTTATCTAG GTACACTGCTGTATTTGCTGCTTCGGCCCAATATTTCTTCTCCAACTTGGCGTCAAATAGTAAGCATCTCGCCTTTTCTACCACCGTTCTATTTGCCCTTTCGCAGACACCATTTTGCTCGGGCGTGTATGCGTTTGTTTTCTGGTGGATAA